In Chryseobacterium gleum, a single genomic region encodes these proteins:
- a CDS encoding PAAR-like protein, whose amino-acid sequence MSQLYIAQDTPLTCSKGRRLIGIGVSSQSSVKLKKGAKLMATEKDRFKDNFICPEMMMAGALAGVAVAAAFSGGLFVLAAAAWAGSALIDDCLNICSFLCKGSDWQNTHPKVKIENKKPLLQNSSLHCFIGGKITFHLPVAQLQEASIASRMAQDSYEDNGKNTNIEGYTRINTDDQAELDKLFGPGVLNSKDFNTNKDNGFFSSLYYNKETGDYFVAFRGSEPKGMQFYHDWLIEDGGQALGFATPQIEKTRMLAEKMDNATGGKVKFTGHSLGGGNSAMASYYTGLPGYTFNARGVHGNTLDYLDKKGAVKSTSNIINYSTSNDILNGLQNNREGLLSTLALSRIPGLNKIAIFGGLTGGVPRALGQQHEIFGYIDDNEGLGIKTIGSGHSAYNDAFQAMLATINTDVVANNI is encoded by the coding sequence ATGAGTCAATTATATATCGCACAGGATACTCCGCTTACTTGTAGTAAAGGCCGGAGACTTATAGGAATTGGGGTCAGTTCCCAGTCTTCAGTAAAGTTGAAAAAAGGAGCTAAGCTGATGGCTACGGAAAAGGACCGGTTTAAAGATAATTTTATTTGTCCCGAAATGATGATGGCAGGAGCATTAGCAGGTGTGGCAGTAGCAGCAGCTTTCTCCGGAGGGCTTTTTGTTTTGGCAGCCGCAGCCTGGGCAGGAAGCGCTCTCATAGATGACTGCCTTAATATCTGTTCCTTTTTATGCAAGGGAAGCGACTGGCAAAATACCCATCCCAAAGTAAAAATTGAAAATAAAAAACCTCTGTTGCAAAATTCCAGTTTACACTGTTTCATTGGAGGTAAAATAACCTTTCATTTACCCGTTGCCCAGTTACAGGAAGCCTCTATTGCCAGTAGAATGGCCCAGGATTCTTACGAGGATAACGGGAAGAATACCAATATTGAAGGATATACAAGAATCAATACAGATGATCAGGCCGAGCTGGATAAGCTGTTCGGTCCCGGAGTGTTAAACAGCAAAGATTTCAACACCAATAAAGATAACGGTTTCTTTTCCTCTTTATATTATAACAAAGAAACAGGAGATTATTTTGTAGCATTCAGGGGATCCGAACCTAAAGGAATGCAGTTTTATCATGACTGGCTTATTGAAGATGGAGGGCAGGCTCTTGGCTTTGCAACCCCTCAGATAGAAAAAACGAGAATGCTCGCTGAAAAAATGGATAATGCTACCGGAGGAAAAGTGAAATTCACCGGACATTCATTAGGAGGAGGAAACAGCGCCATGGCTTCCTATTATACCGGTCTTCCGGGATATACCTTCAATGCAAGAGGAGTACATGGCAATACACTTGATTATCTCGATAAAAAAGGAGCTGTAAAATCAACTTCAAACATTATCAATTACAGTACAAGTAATGATATTCTTAACGGGCTGCAAAATAACAGGGAAGGTCTGCTCTCTACATTGGCTTTATCCAGAATTCCGGGGCTTAACAAAATTGCAATTTTTGGAGGCCTCACGGGAGGAGTTCCAAGGGCTTTAGGACAACAGCATGAAATCTTCGGGTATATTGATGATAATGAAGGGCTTGGAATTAAAACCATTGGAAGCGGTCATAGCGCATATAATGACGCGTTCCAGGCAATGCTGGCCACTATAAATACTGATGTTGTAGCTAATAATATATAA
- a CDS encoding ankyrin repeat domain-containing protein, which produces MKPIILIIFSIMTLFSCSDFNLRSRKNENRNQYPPSRMFAGDALSAAQKMFDGDLKGMEELIRKKHIDINKLQENTGYTLLMYASIIEDLKAMEKLLELGADPNIVVPHEGLESPLNHAVALNNYEMLQLLFKYKASPNPALGNSPLSDAMTLGGDESTEKKMIDYLLQNGADINNVSYNGSNIMESAARDDLDMAEYFLTKGGLPKIKGTNLCPIADYIQYKEKQKNDRNLPDSPYYEKLFRIKRQLVEKYNVAFPYKKDTLEEAKLRIKQYESLSSKDKLSVNFKNNYGENLYQEDLNRIKGK; this is translated from the coding sequence ATGAAACCAATTATTTTAATAATATTTTCCATCATGACACTTTTTTCCTGTTCAGATTTTAATCTTAGGTCGCGTAAAAACGAAAATAGAAATCAATATCCTCCTTCAAGAATGTTTGCTGGAGACGCTTTATCAGCAGCCCAGAAAATGTTTGATGGAGATCTTAAAGGCATGGAAGAGCTCATTAGGAAAAAACATATTGACATCAATAAACTGCAGGAGAATACAGGTTATACCTTACTGATGTATGCTTCCATTATTGAAGATTTAAAAGCAATGGAAAAGCTTTTAGAACTTGGGGCAGATCCCAATATCGTAGTGCCACATGAAGGTCTTGAATCTCCTTTGAATCATGCTGTAGCACTTAATAATTACGAAATGCTGCAGTTGCTTTTTAAATATAAAGCCAGTCCTAACCCGGCTTTAGGGAATTCCCCCTTATCTGATGCGATGACCCTCGGAGGTGATGAAAGTACCGAAAAGAAAATGATTGATTACTTACTTCAGAATGGAGCTGACATCAATAATGTCTCCTATAATGGAAGCAATATTATGGAAAGTGCTGCCAGAGACGATCTGGATATGGCAGAATATTTTTTAACTAAAGGAGGATTGCCTAAAATTAAAGGAACGAACCTTTGCCCGATCGCAGATTATATTCAGTATAAGGAAAAGCAGAAAAATGATCGTAACCTGCCTGATTCTCCTTATTATGAAAAATTATTCAGAATTAAAAGACAGCTGGTTGAGAAATATAATGTAGCATTTCCATATAAGAAGGACACATTGGAAGAAGCAAAACTCAGAATAAAACAATATGAGTCTTTAAGTTCTAAAGATAAGCTATCAGTAAATTTTAAGAACAATTACGGAGAAAATCTTTATCAGGAGGATTTAAACAGAATTAAAGGAAAATAA
- the tssD gene encoding type VI secretion system tube protein TssD → MAERNSRGILKFNNGEGQKLLKMNYSVSRSTDVSGRVASDPSNALIKVTVEATEKSDILESLLNGKYKPTVGEIVFNKSHEEGTLITLKWENGYVIQHEVDFDAIDSNSMLISFVVSAETIDYGTSQYAGLWPSAGK, encoded by the coding sequence ATGGCCGAAAGAAATTCAAGAGGAATCTTAAAATTCAACAACGGAGAAGGACAAAAGCTGTTAAAAATGAACTACAGCGTATCAAGATCTACAGACGTATCAGGACGTGTAGCATCAGATCCTTCCAACGCATTAATCAAGGTTACGGTAGAAGCTACTGAAAAATCAGACATCCTTGAAAGTTTATTAAACGGTAAATATAAGCCGACAGTAGGGGAAATTGTATTCAACAAATCTCACGAAGAAGGAACATTAATTACTTTGAAATGGGAAAATGGATATGTAATCCAACACGAAGTAGACTTTGATGCCATTGACAGCAACAGTATGCTGATCAGCTTCGTAGTAAGTGCTGAAACCATCGACTACGGTACTTCTCAGTACGCAGGATTATGGCCTTCAGCAGGTAAATAA
- the tssD gene encoding type VI secretion system tube protein TssD: MAERNSRGILKFNNGEGQKLLKMNYSVSRSTDVSGRVASDPSNALIKVTVEATEKSDILESLLNGKYKPTVGEITFNKSHEEGTLITLKWENGYVIQHEVDFDAIDSNSMLISFVVSAETIDYGNSQYAGLWPTSGK, from the coding sequence ATGGCAGAAAGAAATTCAAGAGGAATCTTAAAATTCAACAACGGAGAAGGGCAGAAGCTGTTAAAAATGAACTACAGTGTATCAAGATCTACAGACGTATCAGGACGTGTAGCATCAGATCCTTCCAATGCATTAATCAAGGTTACGGTAGAAGCTACTGAAAAATCAGACATCCTTGAAAGCTTGTTAAACGGTAAATATAAGCCTACAGTAGGAGAAATCACATTCAATAAATCTCACGAAGAAGGAACATTAATTACTTTGAAATGGGAAAACGGATATGTAATCCAGCACGAAGTAGACTTTGATGCCATTGACAGCAACAGTATGCTGATCAGCTTCGTAGTAAGTGCTGAAACTATTGACTACGGTAATTCTCAGTACGCAGGACTATGGCCTACATCTGGTAAATAA
- the polA gene encoding DNA polymerase I, with protein MDATQDKRLFLIDAYAMIFRGYYALIRNPRLTSKGLDTSAIFGFTNSLIELIRREKPTHLAVVFDVGQASVRTDDFSDYKANRSETPEAIKIAVPYIHRILEAMHIPILGVEGYEADDVIGTIACKAEKEGYTTYMVTPDKDFAQLVTDKIKIYKPGLKGGDIEILGVEEVKAKYEIEDPKQVIDFLAMMGDAVDNIPGLEGVGEKTAMKFLKEFGTIENLLANTDKLKGKLKEKVEASAERGILSKKLATIICDAPVEFHQEQYDLETPDFEKVKEVFDEIEFRRLYENLYRAFAPAPAETIVVSEVEVKQTPAGTEVKGQVMQLDLFANFEELEQATSTKSTIEHNDHLYQFINNPKAQKKLVDNLLQQKVVCFDTETTSLNELEAELVGMSFSYKKGLAYYIPLSEDRAEVLQTLEIFRPFFEKEDLLKVAHNLKFDYKVLKQYDITVKGAMFDTMIAHYLLNPDGRHGMDYLSEVYLNYKPVSIETIIGKKGKKQGNFRDADLRTQTDYAAEDADVTFQLYELFAPQLKKENLEELFYNIEMPLMEVLAKMELSGISLDEKWLAQESVDLENDLKGLEAKIFELSGEEFNMNSPRQLGEILFEKMQLDPKAKKTKTGQYATSEDVLQKLSSKHEIIKHILEYRTYQKLKSTYVDALPSQIDKDDNRVHTNFSQTTAATGRLASVNPNLQNIPIRTLRGQQIRGAFVSGEGKKIISADYSQIELRLIAEISGEENMIKAFQDGEDIHASTAAKLFKIPLAEVSKTQRSQAKTVNFGIIYGQGAFALAEQTGLSRTEAKQMIEAYFETYPKLKEYMAEQVNKARQLGYVETILGRKRHLKDINSNNFVVRGHAERNAVNAPVQGSAADIVKIAMIKIDRELEEQQLKTKMLLQVHDELVFEAPADEIESASHLIRTEMENALKTQVPLLVEIGVGDNWLEAH; from the coding sequence ATGGACGCAACACAAGATAAAAGGCTGTTTCTCATCGATGCGTATGCGATGATTTTCAGAGGATATTACGCATTAATCAGGAATCCGAGACTCACCAGCAAAGGGCTGGATACTTCTGCTATTTTTGGTTTTACCAATTCTTTAATTGAATTGATCAGGAGAGAAAAACCTACTCATCTGGCCGTAGTTTTTGACGTAGGACAAGCTAGCGTAAGAACGGATGATTTCTCTGATTATAAAGCCAACAGAAGTGAAACTCCCGAAGCAATCAAAATTGCTGTTCCATACATCCACAGAATTCTGGAGGCAATGCATATTCCAATTCTTGGAGTAGAAGGATATGAAGCAGATGACGTAATAGGTACTATTGCCTGTAAAGCAGAAAAAGAAGGATATACCACGTATATGGTGACACCCGATAAAGACTTTGCACAGCTGGTTACGGATAAAATTAAAATTTATAAGCCAGGTTTAAAAGGAGGTGATATCGAAATTCTCGGAGTAGAAGAAGTAAAGGCAAAATATGAAATTGAAGACCCTAAACAGGTTATTGATTTTCTTGCCATGATGGGAGATGCGGTAGATAATATTCCGGGACTGGAAGGGGTAGGAGAAAAAACGGCGATGAAGTTCCTTAAAGAATTCGGAACCATTGAAAACCTGTTAGCCAATACTGATAAGCTGAAAGGGAAACTGAAGGAAAAAGTAGAAGCCTCCGCAGAACGTGGAATTTTGTCTAAAAAACTGGCAACCATTATCTGTGATGCTCCCGTAGAATTCCATCAGGAACAATATGATCTTGAAACTCCGGATTTTGAAAAAGTAAAAGAAGTCTTTGATGAAATAGAATTCAGAAGGCTGTACGAAAACCTTTACAGAGCTTTTGCTCCTGCGCCGGCAGAAACTATTGTCGTAAGCGAGGTAGAAGTAAAACAGACTCCGGCAGGAACAGAAGTTAAGGGACAGGTAATGCAGCTTGACCTTTTTGCTAATTTTGAAGAGCTGGAGCAGGCTACTTCTACAAAATCAACTATTGAGCATAACGATCATCTGTATCAGTTTATCAATAATCCGAAAGCTCAGAAAAAACTTGTAGATAATCTTTTACAGCAAAAAGTGGTTTGTTTCGATACAGAAACCACTTCATTGAACGAGCTGGAAGCTGAATTGGTAGGAATGAGCTTCTCTTATAAAAAAGGGCTTGCCTATTATATTCCGCTTTCCGAAGACCGGGCAGAAGTTTTGCAGACCCTGGAAATCTTCAGACCGTTTTTTGAAAAAGAAGACCTGCTGAAAGTAGCACACAATCTCAAATTTGATTATAAAGTCTTAAAACAATACGATATTACGGTGAAAGGGGCCATGTTTGATACCATGATTGCCCATTATCTGCTGAATCCGGACGGAAGACACGGGATGGATTATCTTTCTGAAGTGTACCTGAACTACAAGCCTGTATCCATTGAAACCATCATTGGAAAAAAAGGTAAAAAACAAGGAAACTTCAGAGATGCAGATCTCAGAACCCAGACCGATTATGCGGCCGAAGATGCAGATGTAACATTCCAGTTGTATGAACTTTTTGCACCACAGCTTAAAAAAGAAAACCTGGAAGAACTTTTCTACAATATCGAAATGCCTCTGATGGAAGTACTTGCCAAAATGGAACTGTCTGGTATTTCCCTGGATGAAAAATGGCTAGCACAGGAAAGTGTAGATCTTGAAAATGATCTGAAAGGATTAGAAGCAAAAATCTTTGAACTTTCAGGCGAAGAGTTCAACATGAATTCACCAAGGCAGCTGGGAGAAATCCTGTTTGAAAAAATGCAGCTTGATCCAAAAGCCAAGAAAACAAAGACCGGGCAGTATGCAACCTCGGAAGATGTTCTTCAGAAGCTTTCTTCAAAACATGAGATCATCAAACATATTCTGGAGTACAGAACTTACCAGAAATTGAAATCAACTTATGTAGATGCCTTACCGTCGCAGATCGATAAAGACGACAACAGAGTACATACCAATTTCTCACAGACTACAGCCGCAACAGGCCGTTTGGCGAGTGTAAACCCAAACCTGCAGAATATCCCGATCCGAACGCTGAGAGGACAGCAGATTCGTGGAGCTTTCGTTTCCGGAGAAGGAAAAAAGATTATCTCTGCCGATTATTCTCAGATTGAACTTCGTCTTATTGCAGAAATTTCAGGAGAAGAAAACATGATCAAAGCCTTCCAGGATGGAGAGGACATTCATGCTTCCACAGCCGCGAAACTGTTTAAAATTCCATTAGCTGAAGTTTCCAAAACCCAGAGAAGCCAGGCCAAAACCGTGAACTTTGGGATCATCTACGGTCAGGGAGCTTTTGCATTGGCAGAACAAACTGGGCTATCCCGTACAGAAGCCAAGCAGATGATCGAAGCCTACTTCGAGACTTATCCGAAGTTGAAGGAATACATGGCAGAACAGGTGAACAAAGCACGTCAGTTAGGCTATGTAGAAACAATATTAGGCAGAAAACGTCATTTGAAAGATATCAATTCAAACAACTTTGTGGTGAGAGGCCACGCTGAAAGAAATGCTGTAAATGCACCAGTTCAGGGAAGTGCAGCAGATATTGTTAAGATTGCTATGATTAAAATTGACAGGGAACTGGAAGAGCAGCAGCTGAAAACAAAAATGCTTCTTCAGGTCCATGACGAATTGGTGTTTGAAGCCCCGGCGGATGAAATTGAATCTGCTTCCCATCTGATCAGAACAGAAATGGAAAATGCCTTAAAAACACAGGTTCCGTTATTGGTGGAGATTGGAGTAGGGGATAATTGGCTGGAAGCCCATTAA
- a CDS encoding immunity 22 family protein produces MDKEISHFWLGYFKNEEDFYSFVEEDENYYIEEESEDQYVSKFAESQNIKWFDDDFIEYGFEDESLSLYDKFAEYSYADQWLPILERKLNELSLDTPVNAIIFATRFVIPNPVSVENDDFSLHYVGEIEYDI; encoded by the coding sequence ATGGATAAAGAAATTTCACACTTCTGGTTAGGATATTTTAAAAATGAAGAAGACTTTTACAGTTTCGTTGAAGAAGACGAAAATTATTATATCGAGGAGGAAAGCGAAGATCAGTACGTTTCCAAGTTTGCGGAATCACAGAATATCAAATGGTTTGATGATGATTTTATAGAATATGGTTTCGAAGATGAAAGCCTAAGTCTTTATGACAAGTTTGCAGAATATTCTTATGCTGACCAATGGCTCCCGATCCTGGAAAGAAAACTGAATGAATTAAGCCTGGATACTCCTGTGAATGCCATTATTTTCGCCACAAGATTTGTAATTCCCAATCCTGTTTCTGTGGAAAATGATGATTTTTCACTGCATTATGTGGGTGAAATAGAATATGATATTTAA
- a CDS encoding MgtC/SapB family protein, which produces MDFLQDHYIVKNELLLILISVILGLFIGAEREYRNKSAGLRTFILVCFGACLFTILSIKIGVENPDRLAANIITGIGFLGAGVIFKGDNKIEGITTATTIWATASIGMAVGSGYVYIAMLGTALVLIVLSALTYLQNFIDDYNKVREYRIAVTRAEDISYCENIFKEHHLRYQMIRQQYSQDNFTVVWRLVGKNSHHEEVIRRLVNDPKITAYQF; this is translated from the coding sequence ATGGATTTCCTTCAGGACCATTATATTGTCAAAAATGAATTACTGCTGATTCTCATTTCTGTTATTCTGGGACTGTTCATTGGTGCTGAACGGGAATACCGGAATAAATCTGCCGGTCTAAGAACATTTATTCTCGTATGTTTTGGAGCCTGTCTTTTTACCATTCTTTCTATAAAGATAGGAGTTGAAAACCCGGACCGCCTTGCTGCCAATATCATTACCGGAATCGGATTCCTGGGAGCAGGAGTCATTTTCAAAGGAGATAATAAAATTGAAGGTATTACGACCGCAACAACCATTTGGGCTACAGCTTCTATAGGAATGGCAGTTGGTTCAGGATATGTTTATATTGCCATGCTCGGAACCGCTTTGGTACTCATCGTTCTGAGTGCCTTAACCTATCTTCAGAATTTTATTGATGATTATAATAAAGTAAGGGAATACAGAATTGCTGTAACCAGGGCAGAAGACATCAGCTATTGCGAGAATATCTTTAAAGAACATCATTTAAGATATCAGATGATCAGGCAACAATATTCACAGGACAATTTTACTGTTGTCTGGAGGCTGGTAGGAAAAAACAGTCACCATGAAGAAGTAATACGGCGTCTGGTAAATGATCCTAAAATTACTGCTTATCAGTTCTAG
- a CDS encoding copper resistance protein NlpE: MMKSKMLILGMGAALFLASCSKKETTETTATTDSAATVQPTATDSITKATPTAAGDTSENALDWAGTYEATVPCADCPGIKTSLTLNNDKTFSITEEYLERNSKNQDKGSFTWDATGSIIILKGKSANYKYKVGENMLIQLDMEGKEIDGPNKDLYVFKKK, encoded by the coding sequence ATGATGAAAAGCAAAATGCTCATCTTGGGAATGGGAGCCGCTCTGTTCCTTGCTTCATGTTCTAAAAAGGAAACAACTGAAACAACAGCAACAACAGATTCTGCTGCCACTGTTCAACCTACCGCAACAGACAGTATCACAAAAGCAACTCCAACTGCTGCCGGAGATACTTCAGAGAATGCACTGGACTGGGCCGGAACTTATGAAGCCACTGTTCCATGTGCCGACTGCCCGGGAATCAAGACTTCTTTAACGTTGAATAATGATAAAACATTCAGCATTACGGAAGAATATCTTGAAAGAAACTCTAAAAATCAGGATAAAGGATCTTTTACATGGGATGCAACAGGAAGCATAATCATTTTAAAAGGTAAATCGGCAAACTACAAATATAAAGTGGGTGAAAATATGTTGATCCAGCTGGATATGGAAGGAAAGGAAATAGACGGTCCGAACAAGGATCTTTATGTATTCAAGAAAAAATAA
- a CDS encoding S46 family peptidase encodes MTKKILLSVFLLPAAMAFAQQYGGMWIPTELNEKEMKDLGMKISAKDIFNPQKPSIKDAVVQFNGGCTAEIISPKGLLLTNHHCGFGQIQAHSTVQNDLLSNGFWAKNTEGELSNPGLKVDFIVDIKEVTDHILEGTDNLTEPELTKKINNNIEVYKNAQKIESYQSIMVKPMYYGNKYYAYTIETYKDIRLVGAPPQSIGKFGSDTDNWVWPRHTGDFSMFRIYADKNNKPAEYSKDNVPYVPKHYLPVSIKDKNENDFTFVFGFPGRTTEYLPAVAVEKIMKDIDPAKIAVRDVALKTLDEKMRVDNETRIKYASKYASVANYWKKWIGEVEGLKKSNAVEKKVMYEGSLVAKNPEIKNTLDQLNKLYNDQAPYALNNAYYTEVTRNAETLKLAGDYYDFVAAVEAGRMDEKELTKLKSKLTSFYKDYSAELDAKVTAKLLALYVNKTAPQFLPAGFNKYKDENANIPVVEDMSKNSVVTGRTAVNGATLTTDIDKAFSNQDKLIKTLKKDPIYQLYVAMKETYMKTADPQYTSMQAKIDALQKTFMAQQMQTDKDRKFFPDANSTLRVTYGKVKGSTPRDAVSYGYQTHLAGVMEKYVPGDYEFDVPKKLIDLYNKKDYGIYKDKTGDVPVGFTATNHTTGGNSGSPALDANGNLVGLNFDRQWEGTMSDINYDPRFSRNIMVDTKYILFIIDKFADSKWLIDEMKIIK; translated from the coding sequence ATGACAAAAAAGATACTTTTATCTGTATTTCTTTTGCCAGCTGCAATGGCATTTGCACAACAATATGGAGGAATGTGGATTCCTACAGAGCTGAATGAAAAGGAAATGAAGGATTTGGGAATGAAGATTTCTGCTAAAGATATTTTCAACCCTCAGAAACCGAGCATTAAGGATGCAGTAGTACAGTTTAACGGCGGATGTACTGCGGAAATTATTTCACCGAAAGGATTGCTGTTAACCAATCATCACTGCGGTTTCGGCCAGATTCAGGCGCACTCTACCGTTCAGAATGATCTTCTTTCAAACGGTTTCTGGGCAAAAAATACAGAAGGGGAACTTTCTAATCCCGGACTAAAAGTAGATTTTATTGTAGATATAAAAGAAGTTACGGATCATATTTTGGAAGGTACGGACAATCTTACAGAACCGGAACTTACCAAAAAGATCAATAATAATATTGAGGTATATAAAAACGCCCAGAAAATTGAATCTTACCAGTCGATCATGGTAAAGCCTATGTATTATGGAAACAAATACTATGCTTATACCATCGAAACGTATAAAGATATCAGGCTTGTAGGAGCACCGCCTCAAAGTATCGGGAAATTCGGGAGTGATACGGACAATTGGGTTTGGCCAAGACATACCGGAGATTTCTCTATGTTCAGAATCTATGCAGACAAAAACAACAAACCTGCGGAATATTCAAAAGACAATGTACCTTACGTACCTAAGCACTATTTACCGGTTTCCATAAAAGATAAAAACGAAAACGATTTTACTTTTGTATTCGGATTCCCGGGAAGAACTACGGAATACCTTCCTGCCGTTGCGGTAGAAAAGATCATGAAAGATATTGATCCTGCTAAGATTGCCGTACGTGATGTGGCTTTAAAAACATTAGATGAGAAAATGCGTGTTGATAATGAAACACGTATCAAATACGCTTCAAAATATGCTTCAGTAGCCAATTACTGGAAAAAGTGGATTGGTGAAGTTGAAGGATTGAAAAAATCCAATGCTGTAGAAAAGAAAGTAATGTACGAAGGCTCTTTGGTGGCTAAAAATCCTGAGATCAAGAATACTTTGGATCAGCTGAATAAACTATACAATGATCAGGCTCCTTATGCATTAAACAATGCTTACTATACAGAAGTAACCAGAAATGCAGAGACTTTAAAGCTTGCAGGAGACTATTATGATTTCGTAGCTGCTGTGGAAGCCGGAAGAATGGATGAAAAGGAGCTTACAAAATTAAAATCAAAATTAACTTCTTTTTATAAAGACTACAGTGCAGAGCTTGATGCTAAAGTAACGGCAAAGTTACTGGCATTGTACGTTAATAAAACAGCACCACAGTTTTTACCGGCAGGCTTCAACAAATATAAAGATGAGAATGCCAACATTCCTGTAGTGGAAGATATGTCTAAAAACTCTGTTGTCACAGGAAGAACTGCTGTAAACGGAGCAACTTTGACAACAGATATTGATAAAGCGTTTTCCAATCAGGATAAATTGATCAAAACTTTAAAGAAAGACCCGATTTATCAGCTGTATGTTGCCATGAAGGAAACCTATATGAAAACTGCAGATCCTCAATATACTTCAATGCAGGCAAAAATCGATGCTTTACAGAAAACGTTCATGGCTCAGCAGATGCAGACGGATAAGGACAGAAAGTTCTTCCCGGATGCGAATTCAACGCTTCGTGTAACTTATGGTAAAGTGAAAGGCTCTACACCAAGAGATGCCGTATCTTACGGATACCAGACTCACCTGGCAGGAGTAATGGAAAAATATGTTCCTGGAGATTATGAATTTGATGTTCCAAAGAAACTGATTGATCTTTACAACAAAAAAGACTACGGAATTTATAAAGATAAAACAGGTGATGTTCCTGTAGGATTTACAGCAACCAACCATACAACCGGAGGAAACTCAGGAAGTCCTGCTCTGGATGCCAACGGAAACCTTGTCGGATTGAACTTCGACAGACAGTGGGAAGGTACTATGAGTGATATAAACTATGATCCGCGTTTCAGCAGAAACATCATGGTAGACACGAAATATATCCTTTTCATCATTGATAAGTTTGCTGACTCAAAGTGGCTTATTGATGAAATGAAAATTATAAAATAA
- a CDS encoding polysaccharide deacetylase family protein — protein MKDRIINVLAAFGSDHIGKSFPLDYCLPLYHSVSDKELPHLKHIIRYKNTRQFEEDLDHLSKNFQFVNWQEFKDFMSGNFKPAKKIALLTFDDGFREFYDIAAPVLERKGIYACNFINPAFIDNKEMMFRCKASLLADAVEKRKTIDPEIYFILSLKNIDRRVLQKKILSVNYQERNILYQLAEKLEIDFKAYSKEFKPYLTTEELEDLTRKGFGISSHSWDHPKYGELSLKEQMETTDKAFAYVKENGFLYESFAFPFTDFEVKKDFFDELYKNEEIYCSFGCAGIKLDSVKKNFQRIPMEMGESGAQILKKEIAYFRLKKLINKNMILRK, from the coding sequence ATGAAAGACAGGATCATCAATGTACTGGCAGCCTTCGGATCTGATCATATCGGGAAATCTTTTCCGCTGGATTACTGTCTGCCTCTTTATCATAGTGTCTCAGACAAGGAACTTCCTCATTTGAAACACATAATCCGCTATAAGAATACCAGGCAGTTTGAAGAAGATCTAGATCATCTCTCAAAGAATTTTCAGTTTGTAAACTGGCAGGAGTTCAAAGATTTTATGTCAGGAAATTTTAAGCCTGCAAAAAAAATTGCTTTGCTTACTTTTGATGACGGTTTCAGAGAGTTTTATGATATTGCGGCTCCTGTTTTGGAACGTAAAGGAATTTATGCCTGTAATTTTATCAATCCTGCTTTCATTGATAACAAAGAGATGATGTTCAGGTGTAAGGCGAGTCTGCTTGCCGATGCTGTTGAAAAAAGAAAAACCATAGATCCTGAAATTTATTTTATTCTATCCTTAAAAAACATAGATAGACGCGTTCTACAAAAGAAAATTTTATCCGTAAATTATCAGGAAAGAAATATTCTGTATCAGCTTGCTGAAAAACTTGAAATAGATTTTAAGGCTTATTCAAAGGAATTTAAACCTTATTTAACAACAGAAGAATTAGAAGATCTTACCCGCAAAGGCTTTGGAATCTCATCGCACAGCTGGGACCACCCGAAATACGGAGAGTTATCTCTGAAAGAACAGATGGAAACAACAGATAAAGCTTTTGCTTATGTAAAAGAAAATGGTTTTTTGTACGAAAGTTTTGCATTCCCGTTTACCGATTTTGAAGTCAAGAAAGATTTTTTTGATGAACTCTATAAAAATGAAGAAATTTACTGCAGCTTCGGATGTGCCGGCATAAAGCTGGACAGTGTAAAGAAAAATTTTCAAAGAATTCCGATGGAAATGGGAGAGAGCGGAGCACAGATATTGAAAAAGGAAATTGCTTATTTCAGGCTGAAAAAGCTGATCAATAAAAATATGATTCTGAGAAAATGA